Proteins from a genomic interval of Mesobacillus sp. S13:
- a CDS encoding YtxH domain-containing protein → MGSSKKFWMGMVLGAMAGGAVTLLEKSTRQAVKEDFSKVSSGVAYVVKNPNEFIEDLRETANKVRTTVEQVTEDVAFITEKVEEIKDVPPQVTELVKDTKETLRKIASSAQAQQHIDENE, encoded by the coding sequence ATGGGCAGTTCGAAAAAGTTTTGGATGGGCATGGTTTTAGGTGCAATGGCCGGCGGAGCGGTTACTTTATTGGAGAAATCGACCCGGCAGGCTGTTAAAGAGGATTTCAGCAAGGTTTCCAGCGGTGTAGCATATGTGGTCAAAAATCCAAATGAATTTATTGAAGACCTAAGGGAGACAGCGAATAAAGTGCGGACAACAGTGGAACAAGTAACAGAGGACGTTGCTTTTATCACTGAAAAGGTAGAAGAAATAAAGGATGTACCTCCTCAGGTTACGGAATTGGTCAAAGACACGAAAGAAACACTGAGGAAGATTGCGTCATCTGCCCAAGCACAGCAGCATATAGATGAAAATGAATAA
- a CDS encoding molecular chaperone TorD family protein codes for MMEERYGKLAIANIMTSIWLGEWDTYEAFMNDVPEGMQNELSFHSLYNREEVQLWYDNHFFIPGDHFVSPYFSSYSKSNEDEEARRHELLCLIGLYEKTAFYFPLEQDRLPDHFGSMTAFMSSILQGEIQAEQEDDRERLQQLEEIEEEMLARFIKPVLKPLLEYAEAKINHPFFKEFLSFYAELMSEDWAEAA; via the coding sequence ATGATGGAAGAACGATATGGAAAGCTGGCGATTGCGAATATCATGACAAGCATCTGGCTGGGCGAATGGGACACCTACGAAGCATTCATGAACGATGTCCCTGAAGGAATGCAGAATGAGCTTTCATTTCATTCCTTATACAATCGGGAAGAAGTGCAGCTCTGGTATGACAATCACTTTTTCATACCGGGAGATCATTTTGTCTCCCCATACTTTTCGTCTTATAGTAAAAGTAATGAAGATGAAGAAGCCCGCAGGCATGAACTGCTATGCCTGATCGGCCTTTATGAAAAAACAGCTTTTTACTTCCCGCTCGAGCAAGACCGGCTGCCAGACCATTTCGGCAGCATGACGGCTTTTATGAGTTCAATTTTACAGGGGGAAATCCAGGCGGAACAAGAAGACGATCGCGAAAGACTTCAACAGCTGGAAGAAATAGAGGAAGAAATGCTGGCAAGATTCATCAAGCCAGTCCTAAAACCATTGCTGGAGTATGCCGAAGCAAAAATCAACCATCCATTCTTTAAAGAGTTCCTCAGCTTTTATGCGGAATTGATGAGTGAAGATTGGGCGGAGGCAGCATAA
- a CDS encoding YihY/virulence factor BrkB family protein — MVDISFFRHMWQRIQEDDVPALAAQLAYFFLLSLFPLLIFLVTLVPYLPISEVDILGFFDDYAPGESMDLIKNSLEDIMKKDGKLLSFGLLATVWSASNGINAIVRAFNRAYRVEETRSFIISRLMAIFLTFAMIFVFLVALILPVFGKEIGSWLFANFGLKEEFVYVWNMFRWLISILILFIVFLGLYWIAPNKKLTCISGVPGSIFATGGWVLVSLGFSYYVSNFASYTATYGSIGAIIVLMIWLYLSAYIIIIGGEINAYYSEKKAGC; from the coding sequence ATGGTTGATATATCATTTTTCAGGCATATGTGGCAGAGGATACAGGAAGACGATGTTCCGGCTCTTGCCGCGCAGTTGGCCTATTTCTTCTTGCTTTCCTTATTTCCGCTGTTGATCTTCTTGGTCACATTGGTTCCTTATTTGCCAATTTCAGAAGTGGATATCCTCGGTTTTTTTGATGATTATGCTCCAGGTGAATCGATGGACCTGATTAAGAACAGCCTGGAGGATATCATGAAAAAAGACGGAAAATTGCTGAGCTTTGGATTGCTGGCAACGGTTTGGTCCGCCTCAAATGGGATCAATGCCATTGTCAGGGCATTTAACCGTGCGTACCGAGTAGAGGAAACAAGGTCGTTCATCATAAGCAGGTTAATGGCAATCTTTTTGACCTTTGCCATGATCTTTGTATTTCTGGTCGCATTGATTCTGCCAGTGTTCGGGAAAGAAATCGGCAGCTGGCTGTTCGCGAATTTCGGGCTGAAGGAAGAATTCGTTTACGTCTGGAATATGTTCCGGTGGCTGATCAGTATCTTGATTTTGTTTATTGTTTTCCTCGGGCTATACTGGATAGCTCCCAATAAAAAGCTTACGTGCATCAGCGGGGTGCCTGGTTCGATCTTTGCCACAGGCGGATGGGTTCTCGTTTCACTCGGCTTCTCCTACTATGTCAGCAATTTCGCTTCCTACACCGCTACTTACGGCAGTATTGGAGCGATCATTGTCCTGATGATCTGGCTCTATTTATCCGCCTACATCATTATCATCGGCGGAGAAATCAATGCCTATTATAGTGAGAAGAAAGCAGGCTGCTGA
- the nrfD gene encoding NrfD/PsrC family molybdoenzyme membrane anchor subunit: MANLAVDLKEKSTSKAKINVTLSKAFKIWVSALTVAFLIGGYFIVERFFTGLAATNLSSITPWGAWIAFYIFFVGLSAGSFLLSTLIYVFGMEEYERVGKAALFTAIVCMIVALTFVLMDLGRPERMLNAIIYWNVTSPLAWEVHFYLVYIGLLAVELYIAMREDLVRAAKTNSLKGFVAKLITFKNATINAATKKRDHMWMKILGTIGIPLAILGVHGGTGTIFAVVKARPAWNTALFPIIFVVSAMVSGTALLLAMYVIKKKVQKQPIDQGMVVSLAKLMVGFLIIDLGLQFYEYLIGWYGLEAEHLDTLATMMASEKAWSFWFVQMFLGAVIPITIVFWKKTSQNINALLAAAVLIVIGIIGVRFNIVVPPLVTPVFHELPWGNYAPTIKEWMVSVGVVAMGLLIYSFGELLLPIEETSDEVSHNGK, from the coding sequence ATGGCCAATCTTGCTGTTGATTTAAAAGAGAAAAGCACATCAAAAGCTAAAATTAATGTGACCTTATCGAAAGCTTTTAAAATATGGGTTTCAGCCTTAACTGTTGCCTTTTTGATCGGCGGTTATTTTATCGTAGAGCGCTTCTTCACGGGGCTGGCGGCTACGAATCTATCAAGCATCACCCCGTGGGGAGCATGGATCGCTTTTTACATCTTCTTCGTTGGTTTGAGTGCGGGATCGTTCCTGCTGTCAACCTTGATCTATGTTTTCGGAATGGAAGAGTACGAGAGAGTCGGAAAGGCGGCGCTTTTTACCGCGATAGTCTGTATGATCGTAGCACTGACCTTCGTCCTGATGGACCTTGGCCGTCCGGAGCGCATGCTCAATGCGATCATCTACTGGAATGTCACGTCACCGCTTGCCTGGGAAGTCCACTTTTACCTCGTATACATCGGACTACTGGCAGTCGAGTTATACATCGCGATGAGAGAAGACCTTGTCCGCGCGGCAAAAACCAATTCGCTGAAAGGCTTTGTCGCAAAATTGATCACATTTAAAAACGCAACCATCAATGCAGCTACGAAGAAGCGCGATCATATGTGGATGAAAATCCTCGGCACCATCGGGATTCCGCTCGCGATCCTTGGAGTGCACGGCGGAACGGGAACCATCTTCGCTGTTGTAAAAGCAAGACCAGCATGGAATACCGCTTTATTCCCAATCATTTTCGTCGTATCTGCGATGGTTTCGGGAACTGCATTGCTTTTAGCGATGTATGTCATCAAGAAAAAGGTCCAGAAACAGCCTATTGATCAAGGGATGGTCGTATCCCTCGCAAAATTGATGGTCGGGTTCCTGATCATCGACCTTGGTCTTCAATTCTATGAATATCTGATCGGGTGGTACGGTCTTGAGGCAGAACATTTGGATACCCTGGCAACGATGATGGCCAGTGAAAAAGCCTGGTCATTCTGGTTCGTGCAAATGTTCCTGGGAGCTGTCATTCCGATCACGATTGTTTTCTGGAAAAAAACAAGCCAGAACATCAATGCACTGCTTGCGGCTGCTGTCCTGATCGTCATTGGAATCATCGGAGTCCGATTCAATATAGTTGTCCCGCCGCTAGTCACACCTGTTTTTCACGAACTGCCATGGGGCAATTACGCGCCAACGATCAAGGAATGGATGGTCAGCGTCGGCGTTGTCGCGATGGGGCTATTAATCTACTCATTCGGTGAGCTGCTGCTGCCAATCGAAGAAACTTCTGACGAGGTGAGCCATAATGGAAAATAA
- a CDS encoding DUF1128 domain-containing protein encodes MDLTKNSPENVDFMVEKIKEKLKFMNLGAIKSTHFDSEMYEELKEIYDMIMRKNNFSPNEMQAIAEELGNLRKQ; translated from the coding sequence GTGGACTTAACGAAAAATTCTCCTGAAAACGTTGATTTCATGGTTGAGAAAATCAAGGAAAAATTGAAGTTCATGAACCTTGGCGCGATTAAATCGACGCATTTTGACAGTGAGATGTATGAAGAGTTGAAAGAAATCTACGATATGATCATGAGAAAAAATAACTTCAGCCCAAATGAAATGCAGGCGATCGCTGAAGAGCTTGGAAACTTAAGAAAGCAATAA
- a CDS encoding alanine/glycine:cation symporter family protein, with amino-acid sequence MTFEDWIGKISGWVWGPPLLILLVGTGIYLTFRIGFLQLRLLPYSLKLAFTKKQDNRSEGDISHFQALMTALAATVGTGNIAGVATAIFTGGPGAVFWMWITAFFGMATKYAEAVLAVKYRVEDKDGEMSGGPMYYLERGLGQKWLGVLFAIFGAIAAFGIGNLVQSNSVASVVQSTFSIPAWVTGLVLTIFTALALIGGIKSIGKVTALFVPVMAAFYLLAGLVVMIMNFDLVPAAVALIFTDAFTGEAVAGGALGTVIRMGVARGVFSNEAGLGSAPIAAAAAKTDLPGRQALVSMTQVFIDTIVICSITGITIVMGGLYTGDTTAADLTSATFGKFLGQTGSVIVAVGLLFFASSTIIGWSYYGEKCFSYLFSKSVVFYYRMAFVVAVFIGAISQLEVVWGVADVMNGLMAFPNLIGLLGLSGVVVVETRNILNAIKEEKKESNTYSA; translated from the coding sequence ATGACATTTGAAGATTGGATTGGAAAAATTAGCGGCTGGGTTTGGGGTCCCCCTCTATTGATTTTGCTTGTCGGGACTGGAATCTACCTTACCTTCCGCATTGGCTTTTTGCAGCTGAGGCTGCTGCCTTACTCACTTAAGCTTGCTTTTACAAAAAAACAGGACAACCGCTCTGAAGGGGATATCTCTCATTTCCAGGCATTGATGACCGCGCTGGCTGCAACAGTCGGTACGGGTAATATCGCCGGTGTCGCGACCGCAATTTTCACAGGCGGACCTGGTGCAGTATTCTGGATGTGGATTACCGCATTCTTTGGAATGGCGACGAAATATGCAGAAGCTGTTCTAGCCGTCAAATACCGGGTCGAGGACAAGGACGGTGAGATGTCTGGCGGTCCAATGTACTATCTTGAACGCGGACTTGGCCAAAAATGGCTTGGGGTCTTATTCGCTATATTTGGGGCGATCGCTGCTTTCGGTATCGGCAATCTTGTTCAATCAAATTCAGTTGCCAGCGTTGTCCAATCAACATTTTCAATCCCGGCCTGGGTTACGGGACTTGTATTGACCATTTTCACTGCACTTGCCCTGATTGGCGGAATTAAGAGCATCGGAAAAGTCACTGCCCTTTTCGTCCCAGTGATGGCAGCATTTTACCTTCTCGCTGGCCTGGTCGTCATGATCATGAACTTTGACCTTGTCCCAGCAGCAGTTGCACTTATTTTTACAGATGCTTTCACTGGCGAAGCGGTCGCAGGCGGTGCACTTGGAACTGTCATCCGGATGGGTGTTGCCCGCGGTGTCTTCTCAAACGAAGCTGGTCTCGGTTCCGCACCAATCGCTGCCGCTGCAGCCAAGACGGACTTGCCGGGACGGCAGGCTCTTGTGTCGATGACCCAGGTGTTCATTGATACAATCGTCATTTGTTCAATCACGGGGATTACCATTGTCATGGGCGGCTTGTACACCGGTGACACAACAGCTGCCGACCTGACTTCAGCTACCTTCGGCAAGTTCCTTGGCCAGACTGGTTCTGTAATTGTGGCGGTAGGATTGCTGTTCTTCGCCTCATCGACCATCATCGGCTGGTCTTATTATGGAGAAAAATGCTTCTCGTATCTCTTCAGCAAAAGTGTCGTGTTTTATTATCGAATGGCATTTGTCGTCGCTGTTTTCATCGGTGCGATTTCACAGCTGGAAGTTGTATGGGGAGTAGCCGATGTCATGAATGGATTGATGGCCTTCCCGAACCTGATCGGGCTGCTCGGCTTGTCTGGCGTGGTCGTGGTTGAAACGAGGAATATCCTGAATGCTATAAAAGAAGAGAAGAAAGAATCTAACACGTATAGTGCCTGA
- a CDS encoding molybdopterin-dependent oxidoreductase, which translates to MENKPMKRRGFLKALGTLGAVAFVGPAFVGPVKQVMGGVWIDEPHGTGTDYQDYTAENVIFTSCQQCNATCTIKTYITAGAAGGAYSSIVRKIAGNQYSPINMVQIGHINYDTPVSQAVKGTGDVAKMGRGLRGGRTCLKGQAGIQTNYDAFRIQKPLKRVGERGSGVWKTVSWEEAYKEILEGSKDLRTPGLKEMWKYVPEEAVMADWDLLKAGEMTKAEFDKKYKDVLIDTNHPDLGPKANQIAVMAGHRREFIERLAASSLGTANYYDHGGYCGITSVMGNVRSHDAEKPKKRMIPDYDNAEMVIVWGTNPMVANRGPTTFAPQITNAIDRGMKMVVIDPRFSKTAEKAHVWVPVKPGGDGALAMAMCRWIIENNRYDDIYLRNPNQEAANEDGETTWSDASFLVNVGEKKRPFVRAQDLGIGGEEFVVIENGKPVSHAKARNGELDVDTTINGIKVKSVFRIFKDRVMEKSIEEYAKQADVPVDQIVQIAREFTSHGKKVGIHSYRGPAMHTNGYYSVRAINMLNHLVGNHDWKGGDTVLGAKYKATEGRYDLATVPNANKGWGIPVTRHKVPYEKTSLFAKDGYPAKRPWYPFGNKLIHDVLPSSAEGYPYKIRALLINRTSPVMSAPRSEMQAKFIRDSKVVELVVASDVIIGETSKYADFILPDLAYLESWNAEDIFPILKHKFAGVIQPVTRVVPDARPTEQVYIDLLKGLGLPGVGDNALADGSAIHTPEDYYVKRIANIAFDGQKPVKDANAEELAIFEKARQKALGKYFDIQKLKNAVKPEEWKKVVYVLNRGGRFEAAGDEYIGNKLKYQWAKQVYFYDEKAAGFKSAYTGKFFEGVPVAEEIKTYDGEVYKPNKPLQFINWKSRNMATHRTEGNAWLREIKPENYVWINPVDAKKKGIKTDDEIYISSNNSKVKGRALVTPGIKPGVVGANFSFGHEAYGSKAVKVDGKTIEPAGKYGHTPYQFNKPLHEESGYAKPRGLGFSVNALSDRDGSYFEGYLADLLIGGPAQQDVFVDVEKA; encoded by the coding sequence ATGGAAAATAAACCAATGAAACGGCGTGGATTTTTAAAAGCGCTCGGAACGCTTGGCGCTGTCGCATTTGTCGGACCGGCATTCGTCGGGCCAGTCAAGCAGGTAATGGGCGGTGTCTGGATTGATGAACCTCACGGAACTGGCACCGATTATCAAGATTATACAGCGGAAAATGTTATCTTCACGTCATGTCAGCAATGTAATGCAACGTGTACAATCAAAACTTATATTACGGCTGGAGCGGCAGGCGGAGCTTATTCTTCCATCGTCCGCAAGATTGCCGGCAACCAGTACAGCCCGATCAATATGGTGCAAATCGGCCATATCAACTATGATACTCCAGTTTCACAGGCTGTAAAAGGAACCGGAGATGTTGCCAAAATGGGACGCGGACTTCGCGGCGGACGTACTTGCTTGAAGGGGCAGGCCGGCATCCAGACAAACTATGATGCATTCCGGATCCAAAAGCCATTGAAGCGCGTGGGCGAGAGAGGAAGCGGCGTCTGGAAAACGGTCAGCTGGGAAGAGGCATACAAGGAAATCCTCGAGGGCAGCAAGGATCTTCGCACACCTGGTCTGAAAGAAATGTGGAAATACGTACCGGAAGAAGCGGTCATGGCCGATTGGGATCTGCTGAAGGCTGGAGAAATGACAAAGGCTGAATTCGATAAAAAATACAAGGATGTCCTAATTGATACAAACCATCCTGACCTTGGGCCTAAGGCGAACCAAATCGCTGTCATGGCTGGGCACAGACGCGAATTCATCGAACGTCTCGCAGCTAGCAGCCTAGGTACAGCCAACTACTATGATCACGGCGGCTATTGCGGTATCACAAGCGTAATGGGAAATGTCCGATCACATGATGCAGAAAAGCCGAAGAAACGGATGATTCCCGATTATGACAATGCGGAGATGGTCATCGTCTGGGGAACAAACCCAATGGTCGCAAACCGTGGGCCGACCACTTTCGCACCGCAGATCACAAATGCGATCGACCGCGGTATGAAAATGGTGGTGATCGATCCGCGGTTCAGCAAAACAGCCGAAAAAGCGCATGTCTGGGTTCCGGTAAAACCGGGCGGTGACGGTGCGCTCGCTATGGCAATGTGCCGCTGGATCATCGAGAACAACCGTTATGACGATATTTATCTTCGCAACCCGAACCAGGAAGCAGCGAATGAGGATGGCGAAACAACCTGGAGCGATGCTTCTTTCCTTGTCAATGTCGGGGAAAAGAAGCGCCCGTTCGTCCGTGCACAGGACCTTGGAATCGGCGGCGAGGAGTTTGTGGTCATCGAAAATGGCAAGCCGGTCTCACATGCAAAAGCAAGAAACGGAGAGCTTGATGTAGATACAACCATAAATGGTATCAAAGTGAAATCTGTTTTCCGTATTTTTAAAGACAGAGTCATGGAAAAATCAATCGAAGAATACGCCAAGCAGGCAGATGTGCCAGTTGACCAGATTGTCCAGATTGCCCGTGAGTTCACTTCGCATGGTAAAAAGGTCGGCATCCATTCTTACCGAGGACCGGCAATGCACACAAATGGCTATTACAGTGTTCGTGCCATCAATATGCTGAACCACCTTGTCGGCAACCATGACTGGAAGGGTGGCGATACCGTACTTGGCGCTAAGTATAAAGCAACCGAGGGACGATATGATCTCGCGACAGTGCCAAATGCCAACAAAGGCTGGGGAATCCCGGTCACAAGGCATAAGGTTCCTTATGAAAAAACATCATTATTTGCTAAAGATGGATATCCAGCGAAACGCCCATGGTATCCGTTCGGCAATAAACTGATTCATGATGTCCTGCCTAGCTCGGCTGAAGGCTATCCATACAAAATCAGGGCATTGCTGATCAACAGGACTTCACCGGTCATGTCTGCACCAAGATCAGAAATGCAGGCCAAGTTCATCAGGGATTCAAAAGTTGTTGAACTTGTCGTCGCATCTGACGTGATCATCGGTGAAACTTCCAAGTATGCAGATTTCATTTTACCGGATCTTGCGTACCTGGAAAGCTGGAATGCAGAAGACATCTTCCCAATCCTGAAGCATAAGTTTGCAGGTGTCATCCAGCCGGTGACGAGAGTCGTTCCTGACGCACGTCCAACTGAACAGGTGTACATCGATTTGCTAAAAGGCTTAGGCCTTCCAGGTGTAGGAGACAATGCATTGGCTGACGGATCAGCGATACACACACCTGAAGATTATTACGTAAAACGGATTGCGAACATCGCTTTTGACGGCCAGAAGCCGGTAAAAGATGCAAACGCTGAAGAGCTGGCGATTTTTGAAAAAGCAAGGCAGAAGGCATTAGGCAAATATTTCGACATCCAGAAGCTGAAAAATGCCGTCAAACCGGAAGAATGGAAGAAAGTCGTCTATGTATTGAACCGCGGAGGACGCTTTGAGGCAGCTGGCGATGAATATATCGGCAACAAACTTAAGTATCAGTGGGCAAAACAGGTTTATTTTTACGATGAAAAAGCAGCAGGCTTCAAGAGTGCCTACACAGGCAAGTTCTTTGAAGGCGTGCCGGTAGCAGAGGAAATCAAGACATACGATGGCGAAGTCTACAAGCCAAACAAACCGCTCCAGTTCATCAACTGGAAATCAAGAAATATGGCAACGCACCGTACCGAAGGCAATGCATGGCTGCGTGAAATCAAACCTGAAAACTATGTGTGGATCAACCCGGTTGATGCGAAGAAAAAAGGAATCAAAACAGATGATGAGATTTATATCTCTTCCAATAATTCTAAAGTGAAGGGCCGTGCGCTTGTAACACCAGGAATCAAGCCAGGCGTCGTCGGAGCGAACTTCAGCTTTGGGCACGAGGCATACGGTTCAAAAGCAGTTAAAGTGGATGGCAAAACAATAGAACCAGCAGGGAAATATGGCCATACACCGTACCAGTTCAACAAACCGCTCCATGAAGAATCAGGCTATGCAAAACCGCGCGGACTGGGCTTCTCCGTCAATGCCTTATCTGACCGCGATGGCAGCTACTTCGAAGGCTATCTCGCAGACTTGCTGATTGGCGGTCCGGCACAGCAGGACGTATTTGTGGACGTGGAAAAAGCGTAA